Proteins from one Panicum virgatum strain AP13 chromosome 7K, P.virgatum_v5, whole genome shotgun sequence genomic window:
- the LOC120640008 gene encoding vesicle-associated protein 1-1-like, which produces MSDIQEPLPWGKSSTTVAVLEQLTSSNSNVLSVDPTLELRFPFELRKDIPCCLQLTNKTDGFVAYNIKTNKTKYYTKPNKGIMPPCSKCYISVTLRAQEEAPQNMQCHDMFLVQSVDASEGLKPDDITEDLFKKVMMEKAVDVLELPIVYVKFA; this is translated from the exons atgtcggacatccaggagcccttgccatgggggaagtcctccacCACCGTCGCggtgctggagcagctg ACAAGCTCTAACTCCAACGTTCTTTCTGTCGATCCAACCCTGGAGCTGCGCTTCCCATTCGAGCTAAGGAAGGACATACCATGCTGCCTGCAGCTAACCAACAAGACCGATGGCTTCGTCGCATATAATATAAAGACCAACAAAACCAAGTACTACACGAAGCCAAACAAAGGAATTATGCCACCATGTTCCAAGTGCTACATCTCTGTGACTTTGCGAGCACAGGAGGAGGCGCCGCAGAATATGCAGTGCCATGACATGTTCCTTGTACAAAGTGTTGATGCCAGCGAGGGCCTAAAACCTGATGATATCACTGAAGACTTATTCAAAAAGGTTATGATGGAGAAGGCAGTGGATGTGCTAGAACTGCCGATTGTTTACGTCAAATTTGCTTAA